From the genome of Planktothrix serta PCC 8927:
AATCAATGATTTGACTCAGTATGGTTAGCTTAACACCGAATCCTAGTTTTAGCGTTACAATTCGTCTGGAACTGCCCAATCGCGCCGGAATGTTGGCGAGTGTTGTCCAAGCGATCGCATCAGTGGGGGGGAATTTAGGCCAAATTGACTTAATTGAACAAACCCTGCAAAAAACACTTCGAGAAATTAGCGTGGATGCTTCAAGTGGCGAACACGCGGAACAAATTGTCCAAGCGGTGAAAGACTTACCCGACTTAAAAGTATTAGCGGTTTATGACCGAACTTTTAATCTGCATCGGGCCGGAAAAATTAGTATTCAGAGTAAAATTCCCCTCAAATCTCAATCGGATTTAGCCATGGCCTATACTCCGGGTGTGGGTCGGATTTGTAAGGCGATCGCCGAAGATCCTCAACAGATTTATAGCTTGACGATTAAACAAAATACTGTTGCTATTGTCACCGATGGTAGTGCGGTTTTAGGTCTAGGAAACTTGGGGCCAGGTGGAGCTTTACCCGTGATGGAAGGGAAGGCTATGTTGTTTAAAGAATTTGGGGATATTGATGCGTTTCCGATTTGTTTGGATACTCAAGATACAGACAAAATTATCGAAACTGTTAAATATATTGCCCCTGTTTTTGGGGGAATTAATTTAGAAGATATTGCCGCACCTCGATGTTTTGAAATTGAAGCCAAACTGCGGGAAGCTTTGGATATTCCCATCTTTCATGATGATCAACATGGTACGGCAATTGTCAGTTTAGCCGCGTTAATTAATTCCCTGAAATTAGTCAAGAAATCAATGGAAGAAATTCACCTGGTTTTAAACGGGGCGGGGGCTGCGGGAGTCGCAATGGCGCGTTTATTCAAAAAAGCCGGAGTTCGTTATATTACGATCTGTGATTCTAAAGGAATTGTTTCCCATAATCGCACGGATATTAATGATCAAAAACGAGAATTTGCTGTTGATTTATCAGGAACTTTAGCCGATGCGATGAAAGATGCGGATGTATTTATGGGAGTTAGTGCCCCTGGTGTGGTGACACCGGAAATGGTACGTTCGATGGCAAAAGATCCGATTGTTTTTGCGATGGCGAATCCTATTCCTGAAATTCAACCGGAATTAATTGTTGATGATGTGGCGGTGATGGCAACCGGACGCAGTGATTATCCGAATCAAATTAATAACGTTTTAGCGTTTCCGGGTATTTTCCGAGGGGCGTTAGATTGTGGGGCAAAAAGTTTAACGATTTCCATGTATTTAGAAGCAGCAACAGCCATCGCTTCTTTAGTGTCTCCAAGTGATTTAGATCCCGAACATATTGTTCCTTCAGTGTTTGATAAACGGGTTGCCACTGCTGTTGCCAGTGCCGTTGCCCATACCGCCCGTCAAGAAGGGTTAGCTCGTCATTAATCCTTTGTTATAACACTCGTAGTGAGGCGTTTACGCCTCTATTTACTATTTAGAGGCGTGAACGCCTCACTACGATTATATAGCAGTCGCGCCTGGGGTGTTAGGACATAGACTGATGCTAAAACGTAAACCGTACACCCCTGTTCCCTGTTCCCTGTTCCCTGCTATACCTAAATAGTGACTGTAAAAATAGAACCTTGAGGATAGTTATTATCTACAGAAATTGTGCCTCCGTGTGCTTCAATGGCTATTTTACAAAAAGCTAAACCTAATCCCGTTTGAGCAATTCCTTTGTGAAAGGTGCCCACATCATATTTTTCAAAAATGCGTTGTTGAAGTTCTTCGCTGATGCCAGAGCCCGAATCTATCACCTGAATTTTAACTGCTTTTTCTGGGGGATAACTAATTCTTAAAATAATTTGACCTCCGGGTGGGGAAAATTTAATGGCGTTGGATAATAAATTCTCCATAACTCGTCGTAAAATCACCGAATCGACTTCAATCTGTTTCCCAGGTTCTGGTAATTCACACACCAATTTCATCTGACTATGGACTGCCACAGGTTCAAAATCCGTTGCAATTGCTTGACCCATTTCATACATATCTACAGGATCATAATTTAGAACTAATTGATCGGCTTGAACTTTAGCAATAATTAATAAACTATCGACTAACGATACCATGCGTTGGCTAAGTCTAAAAATATCTTCAATTTTTTGGCGTTGTTTGGGTTGTAACTCTGAACGCCTAAGAAGTTCACAACTAAATAAAATTCCTGCTAAAGGATTATTCAAATCATGAATAATCATATTGGATAAATCATCTCTGACTTGAAGTAAGGCTTGTAATTCATCATATTGCTGTTTAATTCTTAACATAGATCGAACCCTAGCTCGGAGTTCTATCCCATTCACGGGTTTACTAATAAAATCATCCGCACCTGCATCTAAACAAAGGGCTAAATCTTCTTTTGCGGTTAGAGCCGTAACCATAATAATTGGAATATGACACCACAAAGAATTAGCTTTAATCTGATGACAAAGTTGAATGCCATCTAACTCTGGCATCATCACATCCAATAAAATTATGTCCGGGAAATGAAGCGATAAACGTTCTAATGCTTCAGCACCACTACCAGCAAAACTCAGATGATAGCCTTCTCTAAATAAGAGAATTTCGATGACATCAAAGTTATCGGGTTCATCATCAATCACAAGTACAGAGGGGGATGAAGCCATTGTTAACTCCTTTTAATTGACAATAAATTCTGTATCGTTTCTAATAATTTTACAAGACGAATTGGTTTTGTTAAATACGCATTTGCCCCAACAGCTAAACATCGTTCTTCATCTCCAGGCATAGCCAAAGCTGTTAATGCAATAATCGGAATTGTGGCAATTTCTGAATTAGCGCGAATTTGACAAATAGCAGTCAATCCATCCATTTCGGGCATAGAAATATCCATTAAAATTAATTCAGGTCGTTGCTGTTGTGTAATTTCAATCGCTTCTAAACCATTTTTAGCGACCAAAACACGATAACCTTTACAATCCAAATATTCAGAAACCATGATAATATTTGACTCATTATCTTCAGCTAATAACACTAAGGGAGAATTTGCTAACGAGATAGTGGGTGGCGGATGGATATCCCTTAAACCCAGAGTTCTCAAGGGTGAACCCGCTACAATAGCCAAGTCTTCCCCAGGAAGTTGCGAAGTTCTATAGGGGATTTTTACAGTAAAACAACTGCCTTGATCCAGGTTGCTGCTAACACTAACACAACCTTGATGTAACTCAGTAATGCGTCGCACCATTGCTAACCCTAATCCGGTTCCCGAATGGGTTCGACTTAAACGATTATCTAACTGTACAAAAGACTGAAATAGTTTATCTTGATCCGAGGGTGCAATCCCAATTCCTCTATCTTCGACTTCAAAAACTAACATTTCTGAAACATCAAGATTCGGGCAGGCTTCTGGGGTCTTTGGGTTGCTTTCAATTCTAACACGCAAGGTAATTTTTTCCCCTTCTGGGGTAAATTTAACAGCATTGCTTAACAAATTAATTAAAACCTGTCGAATTTGTCGTTGATCGAGGAAAACAATACAATCCTTCGGTAACAATTCCGTGATTAATTGCATCCTTTTTTTATGAGCTTGGGGACGAATAAACGCTAGGCTATAGTCACATAATTGGTAAAGAGAAACGGCAGACATTTCCAATTTAACTTGACCGGATTCAATTTTAGCTAAGTCTAAAATATCATTAATTAGTTCTAAAAGGTGTTGACCACTGCGTTGAACGATTGTCAGAGATCTGCGTTGTTTTTCGGTTAGGGAACCATAAACTTCTTCTAATAACCCTTCTGACATTCCTAGAATTGCATTTAAGGGCGTTCTTAATTCATGGCTCATATTCGCTAAAAATTCATCTTTGAGGCGCGTCGCTTGAGCTAAGGCTTGGTTGGTTAACTTTAATTGCTCATTGGTGGTTTGGAGTTGTAATTCAGTTTCCTGTCGTTCTTTTAATTCAATTTTAAGTTTTTGATAAAGTTCCGATTGTTGAATGGCGATCGCTAATTGACTAGCTAACTGTTGTAATAAATTAATTTCCCAAGGTTGCCACTGTCGAGGTTGAAAACACTGATGTGCCACTAATAGCCCCCAAAGTCGATCATTTTGCACAATCGGAACCACTAATTTTGCTTGAATTTGATAGGTTTCCATAAATTCTTGTAAGCAAATCGGTTCCGTTTTCAGGCTACGATCTGCCAAGTTATAAATTTTTCCTTGTCGATATTGTTGATAACAAGATACAGGAAAGGTTTCCATATCGAAAACATGATCAAATAAACAGATGCAACCCGGTGAGCAGGTTTCAGCAATTACTTTTCCGCGATTATCCTCCATAATTTGATAAATTAACATCCGATCAGATTGCAAAATTTTATAGGTTTCGTTTGCTGCTTTATTCAGAATGTCCTGCAAGTTTAAAGATTCTCGTAAACGCTGGGTGACAGTATTTAATAATTGTTCCCGTTCTATTTGTTGTTGGAGGGCATTTTCGATCAATTGACGTTCTGTGATATCGGAAACGATTCCTAATCGTCCTTTAACCTGACCCTCAGCATCGGTCAATAGAAACTTAACCCCTTGAAAATACCGTTCTTCTCCTGTCGTTGTTATCATTGATAATTCAAAATTCTGCCGAGTTTCCTCTGGAATCTGGGCGGTAAACAACGGGCTCATTTGTTGAGACGAATTTTGCTGAATGGGAGCGGGAATTTCGTCTAATTTTTTATGAATAATATCTGAAATCTTTTTGCTATAGAAACGAGCCATTGTTTCGTTGACTAACAACACTTTCCCCTGTAAATTAGTCACAAAAATCCAACTAGGATTGGCATCAATAATCCTATATAAAAATGATTTCTGTTCTAATAATTCCTGTTCGGCTTCTTTGCGATCGCTAATTTCTTGTTGTAAACGTTCATTTGTATATTGTAAAGCCAGTGTTCGACCTTGCACCCGGTCTTCAAGTTGTTGATTCAAGCTTCGCAATTCAGCTTCAATCTGTTCTCGTTCAGTAATATCTAATCCCGTGGCAATAATATATTCAATTTCGCCGTGTTGATCAGATAAAATCGTATTAGACCAACTGATCAAGCGACGATTTCCCCGTTTTGTGACCCAGTAATTATCATGACGATCAGAACATTCTCCCTTGCATAAGTTTTGAAATACAACTCTAATCTGTTGTTGTTCTTCTGGGAGAATTAAAAAATCCCAAAAATATTTTCCCTCTAATTCCTGAGTAGAATACTCCGTTAATTGCTCACAGGCTTGATTAAATCGGACAATTCTCCCTTGACGATCCAAAACAATGATTAAAGCGGCAACTGATCCTAAAACTGCCGATATAAAGTTCCGTTCTTGTGTTAAAGCTTGTTCTATTTTCTGTCGTTTTTGTAATTCTTTTTGCGCTTGATCATATAATTCCCCATGACGAATAGCGATCGCTAATTGTACCCCAATTCCCCGAAGAACATTAAATTCTCCCTCTGTCCATTTCCGAAAATTAGCACATTGATGCACAATTAATAGTCCCCAAAGATGAACCTTGGAAGTAGAAATTGGTTCGTTATCATCATTGAGTAAAATGGGTGTAATCAAACTCGATTTGATTTGCCATTCTTCTAATAATTCAATATGACAATTCGCTAATTCCGCCTGGTAAATATTAGCAATTCCCCGTTGTTTTCGATGGCGATATTGCTGCTTTTGTTCTTCGGGAAAACAATGGCTACCTAAATATAAACCTAAACAGGATGACCAAGACGGTAATACAGACTCGGCAATAATCCGACCTCCTCCTAGGGGTAAAAACTGATAAACCACCACTCGGTCTGCCTTTAAACATCGGCTAACTTCTGCCACTGCGGTGGTTAAAATATCATCTAGGTTCAAAAATTGCAAAATCCGCAACGCCACATTCGCAACTAATTGTTGTTGTTCTTGTTGCTGTTGAATTTGTCTAACTAAAAATATTTGTTCTAATACCAAATGGACTCTGTGGCAGAGATCATCGCAGGTAATCTGATCCTTAATAATATAATCTTTTACCCCATTTTTGAGGGCTTGAACCGCTACATTTTCATTTCCTTGTCCTGTAATCATCAGGATCGGTAGAGTCGGAATTGGAATAAACTGTTGTAGCTGTTCTAAAAACTCTAACCCATCCATATCTGATAGTAAATAATCTAGTAACATCAGGTCAGGAGGGGATTTGCGGCAGTATTCTAAGGCAATTTCAGCAGAATTAGCATCAATAATTGTATAGGAATAATGGGGATCAGATTGTAAGTAACGACGATAAGCAACTCGATCTTCTGTCGAATCGTCAAGGAGCAAAATAGTAACATGAGGATGTGGCATAGTAACAGCTTACAGAAAAGTTTCAGAGCAGCAGAGAAACTTCTAGCCAATAATGAATAAAATGCTGGATAGTCTGTTTAAAGGCATCTATTCCTACCGGTTTTAACAGATAGCTGTTAGCTCCATAGAGATAGGAGGTTTGTACATCTTTAGGGTTAGAAGAAGATGTTAGCACAATAATCGGGATACTTCTTAGAATTGTATCTTGTTTGACTTGTTGAATCACCTCCCGACCATCGGTTCCAGGTAAGTTAAGATCCAGAAGAATTAAATCAGGAGTGGGTGTAAATTCTGTGTTAGCATAAACACCCTGATGATAGAGATAGGCTAACGCATCATCTCCATCAATGGCTCGATAAATCGGATGAGCGTAGCGTAACTG
Proteins encoded in this window:
- a CDS encoding malic enzyme-like NAD(P)-binding protein; this encodes MVSLTPNPSFSVTIRLELPNRAGMLASVVQAIASVGGNLGQIDLIEQTLQKTLREISVDASSGEHAEQIVQAVKDLPDLKVLAVYDRTFNLHRAGKISIQSKIPLKSQSDLAMAYTPGVGRICKAIAEDPQQIYSLTIKQNTVAIVTDGSAVLGLGNLGPGGALPVMEGKAMLFKEFGDIDAFPICLDTQDTDKIIETVKYIAPVFGGINLEDIAAPRCFEIEAKLREALDIPIFHDDQHGTAIVSLAALINSLKLVKKSMEEIHLVLNGAGAAGVAMARLFKKAGVRYITICDSKGIVSHNRTDINDQKREFAVDLSGTLADAMKDADVFMGVSAPGVVTPEMVRSMAKDPIVFAMANPIPEIQPELIVDDVAVMATGRSDYPNQINNVLAFPGIFRGALDCGAKSLTISMYLEAATAIASLVSPSDLDPEHIVPSVFDKRVATAVASAVAHTARQEGLARH
- a CDS encoding response regulator, translating into MGEPRTILVVEDSDEDFTALTRVMRQLRYAHPIYRAIDGDDALAYLYHQGVYANTEFTPTPDLILLDLNLPGTDGREVIQQVKQDTILRSIPIIVLTSSSNPKDVQTSYLYGANSYLLKPVGIDAFKQTIQHFIHYWLEVSLLL
- a CDS encoding hybrid sensor histidine kinase/response regulator, which codes for MASSPSVLVIDDEPDNFDVIEILLFREGYHLSFAGSGAEALERLSLHFPDIILLDVMMPELDGIQLCHQIKANSLWCHIPIIMVTALTAKEDLALCLDAGADDFISKPVNGIELRARVRSMLRIKQQYDELQALLQVRDDLSNMIIHDLNNPLAGILFSCELLRRSELQPKQRQKIEDIFRLSQRMVSLVDSLLIIAKVQADQLVLNYDPVDMYEMGQAIATDFEPVAVHSQMKLVCELPEPGKQIEVDSVILRRVMENLLSNAIKFSPPGGQIILRISYPPEKAVKIQVIDSGSGISEELQQRIFEKYDVGTFHKGIAQTGLGLAFCKIAIEAHGGTISVDNNYPQGSIFTVTI
- a CDS encoding response regulator gives rise to the protein MPHPHVTILLLDDSTEDRVAYRRYLQSDPHYSYTIIDANSAEIALEYCRKSPPDLMLLDYLLSDMDGLEFLEQLQQFIPIPTLPILMITGQGNENVAVQALKNGVKDYIIKDQITCDDLCHRVHLVLEQIFLVRQIQQQQEQQQLVANVALRILQFLNLDDILTTAVAEVSRCLKADRVVVYQFLPLGGGRIIAESVLPSWSSCLGLYLGSHCFPEEQKQQYRHRKQRGIANIYQAELANCHIELLEEWQIKSSLITPILLNDDNEPISTSKVHLWGLLIVHQCANFRKWTEGEFNVLRGIGVQLAIAIRHGELYDQAQKELQKRQKIEQALTQERNFISAVLGSVAALIIVLDRQGRIVRFNQACEQLTEYSTQELEGKYFWDFLILPEEQQQIRVVFQNLCKGECSDRHDNYWVTKRGNRRLISWSNTILSDQHGEIEYIIATGLDITEREQIEAELRSLNQQLEDRVQGRTLALQYTNERLQQEISDRKEAEQELLEQKSFLYRIIDANPSWIFVTNLQGKVLLVNETMARFYSKKISDIIHKKLDEIPAPIQQNSSQQMSPLFTAQIPEETRQNFELSMITTTGEERYFQGVKFLLTDAEGQVKGRLGIVSDITERQLIENALQQQIEREQLLNTVTQRLRESLNLQDILNKAANETYKILQSDRMLIYQIMEDNRGKVIAETCSPGCICLFDHVFDMETFPVSCYQQYRQGKIYNLADRSLKTEPICLQEFMETYQIQAKLVVPIVQNDRLWGLLVAHQCFQPRQWQPWEINLLQQLASQLAIAIQQSELYQKLKIELKERQETELQLQTTNEQLKLTNQALAQATRLKDEFLANMSHELRTPLNAILGMSEGLLEEVYGSLTEKQRRSLTIVQRSGQHLLELINDILDLAKIESGQVKLEMSAVSLYQLCDYSLAFIRPQAHKKRMQLITELLPKDCIVFLDQRQIRQVLINLLSNAVKFTPEGEKITLRVRIESNPKTPEACPNLDVSEMLVFEVEDRGIGIAPSDQDKLFQSFVQLDNRLSRTHSGTGLGLAMVRRITELHQGCVSVSSNLDQGSCFTVKIPYRTSQLPGEDLAIVAGSPLRTLGLRDIHPPPTISLANSPLVLLAEDNESNIIMVSEYLDCKGYRVLVAKNGLEAIEITQQQRPELILMDISMPEMDGLTAICQIRANSEIATIPIIALTALAMPGDEERCLAVGANAYLTKPIRLVKLLETIQNLLSIKRS